One stretch of Thermanaerosceptrum fracticalcis DNA includes these proteins:
- a CDS encoding sigma 54-interacting transcriptional regulator, translating into MNNKDISRNFLRALSDTIPHGILAVNKDGKIIVLNKVFSEILNLCEEEVLGKDIQEVVPRCQIRTVMTSGQARTRNLYKLNGRIFFADYFPLKNGEEIIGGVAVFEDITKVKKVETELQEVTAYKKILEAVLENAYEGIVIVDRDGKIIMFNGAYADFLGIKPEDAIGRHVTEIIENTRMHEVIKTGIAEIGQLQRIGKHNAVVQRLPIKINDQVVAGVGKIWFKDLRDMENLFKHLKSLQDELAYYKEELRRTQGGRYTIENIVGNSPHIRKLKDLIARAARSSSTVLILGESGTGKELVAHAIHNLSNRSHHPFVRINCAAIPENILESELFGYAEGAFTGAQRGGKIGKFELAHRGTIFLDEIGDMPFSMQAKLLRFLQEKELERLGENKTRHIDARVIAATNQDLPKKIKKGEFREDLYYRLQVMTLEVPPLRERKEDIPFLVNYFIEKFNREFGRLIRKVDSKVMETLLSYEWPGNVRQMENVIERAYNLTEGDCITLESLPLYLAEMSPRTPIKEGVSLSLLQAKDELEKNTIETILKEVQGNRSKAAKLLGITRASLYQKLKKYGLM; encoded by the coding sequence ATGAACAATAAGGATATTTCCCGGAACTTTTTACGCGCCTTAAGTGATACCATTCCCCACGGCATCCTGGCAGTTAATAAGGATGGGAAGATCATTGTCCTGAATAAAGTCTTTTCAGAAATACTAAATCTTTGTGAAGAGGAGGTCCTGGGCAAGGATATTCAAGAAGTGGTGCCCAGGTGTCAAATTCGCACTGTTATGACTTCGGGGCAAGCCAGGACGAGGAATCTGTATAAGCTAAACGGCCGCATCTTTTTCGCCGATTATTTTCCTTTGAAAAACGGGGAGGAGATTATCGGAGGTGTGGCTGTTTTTGAGGATATAACAAAAGTCAAAAAAGTCGAGACTGAACTTCAGGAAGTTACGGCCTACAAAAAAATCCTGGAGGCCGTCTTGGAGAATGCTTACGAGGGTATCGTCATTGTGGACAGGGATGGGAAAATCATCATGTTCAACGGGGCTTACGCCGATTTTTTGGGGATTAAGCCGGAGGATGCTATTGGCCGTCATGTCACGGAGATTATAGAAAACACACGGATGCATGAGGTAATAAAAACAGGTATAGCTGAGATCGGGCAGTTGCAGCGTATTGGCAAGCATAATGCCGTAGTCCAGCGCCTCCCCATAAAAATTAACGACCAGGTGGTAGCGGGAGTTGGAAAAATATGGTTCAAAGATTTACGGGATATGGAAAATCTCTTTAAACATCTAAAATCTTTGCAGGATGAACTGGCATATTACAAAGAAGAGCTGCGACGGACCCAGGGCGGGCGTTATACCATAGAAAATATTGTAGGTAATAGTCCTCATATAAGAAAGCTAAAGGACCTTATCGCCCGCGCTGCCCGGTCTTCATCCACCGTACTTATCCTGGGAGAAAGCGGTACGGGAAAAGAATTAGTAGCCCATGCCATCCACAATCTCAGTAACCGCAGCCATCATCCCTTTGTACGCATCAATTGTGCCGCCATACCCGAAAACATCCTGGAGTCAGAGTTATTTGGCTATGCCGAAGGGGCTTTTACCGGTGCCCAGCGGGGTGGCAAAATAGGTAAATTCGAACTGGCCCACAGGGGGACTATTTTTCTCGATGAAATCGGGGATATGCCTTTTTCCATGCAGGCCAAGCTTTTGCGCTTTCTGCAGGAAAAAGAGCTGGAGCGCCTGGGCGAGAACAAAACCCGCCACATTGATGCCCGGGTCATTGCGGCTACCAATCAGGATTTACCCAAAAAAATAAAAAAAGGGGAGTTCCGCGAGGACTTATACTACCGTCTGCAGGTGATGACCCTGGAAGTTCCGCCTTTACGTGAGCGGAAGGAGGACATCCCCTTTCTTGTAAATTATTTTATTGAAAAATTCAACCGGGAATTTGGCCGGCTGATCCGGAAAGTTGACAGCAAAGTCATGGAGACTCTGCTGAGCTATGAATGGCCCGGTAACGTACGTCAAATGGAAAACGTCATTGAGAGAGCCTATAATTTAACGGAAGGTGATTGTATTACTTTAGAATCGTTGCCCTTATACCTGGCGGAAATGTCACCCAGGACTCCTATTAAGGAGGGGGTAAGCCTTTCTCTCCTGCAGGCCAAAGATGAATTAGAAAAAAACACCATTGAAACCATCCTGAAAGAGGTGCAGGGAAACCGCAGTAAAGCTGCCAAGCTTTTGGGCATAACCAGAGCCTCCTTGTACCAAAAACTTAAGAAGTATGGTCTGATGTAA
- the atoS gene encoding two-component system sensor histidine kinase AtoS — translation MYRKTSLRVRLIIILLLTVTVPIIVTGYFMMNRAKTALLNEKQAKLFGYARLLDIYLEGTYDDILAKEGALTADRATKINILNQALQSYTDQVAAAHPGLGIGYYSKDLDAILTYGPSTEFGYTVGQSIFPGHQGYTVMATGKEMVQLGKLVRGPIMNCMVPIIRNGKIIGYIWANELLEDIEGQIAGMESKVYDTIIIGLFCALITAYFMTGNIARDVEVIKNGLKILHKNMSHRLPPLRGEMGEIAGAINEMADAMTNMKHHTENIVASTPNGLFTLNEQGHITIYNLPCERITGIPAKDAIDNHYRHVFQPWSEIMKILDQSFEGELYQNKELTISVNKQQVPILFTTTPLLNNKNEQMGILVIMRDLTDTKKLEEQVRRADRLAVVGELAAGVAHEVRNPLTAITGYLQLLAVDYPEDDPRQEFTRIISKEIDRLNHLIDQLLYFSRPLPPQFTLVDIHKIIQETLLLINNLAIRKKVTIHTAFASNLPLVKVDPVQIKQVLLNIILNGIQAIESTGTLTLCTGFDSSSQHICIEIIDTGTGIPPENIPRLFDPFYTTKEKGTGLGLAVADKIMEVHQGYIEVTSELGTGTCFALYLPVK, via the coding sequence ATGTATCGAAAAACATCGTTACGGGTTCGCCTGATTATCATCCTGCTCTTAACCGTAACTGTGCCTATCATCGTTACGGGCTACTTTATGATGAACAGAGCGAAAACAGCTTTACTCAACGAAAAACAAGCTAAACTCTTCGGTTATGCCCGCCTGCTGGATATTTATCTGGAAGGCACCTATGACGATATCCTGGCCAAAGAAGGGGCCCTTACCGCTGATCGAGCCACCAAAATAAATATCCTTAACCAGGCCCTCCAGTCTTATACAGATCAGGTGGCTGCCGCTCACCCCGGATTGGGTATTGGTTATTATTCTAAAGATTTAGACGCCATCCTAACCTATGGTCCCAGTACAGAGTTTGGCTATACCGTGGGCCAGTCTATCTTTCCCGGCCACCAGGGCTATACCGTCATGGCTACGGGAAAAGAAATGGTCCAGTTAGGGAAACTGGTGCGGGGTCCTATTATGAACTGCATGGTTCCTATTATTCGTAACGGGAAAATTATCGGATATATCTGGGCCAATGAGTTATTAGAGGACATAGAAGGACAAATCGCCGGTATGGAGAGTAAAGTCTACGATACCATTATTATTGGGTTATTCTGCGCCTTGATCACGGCCTATTTTATGACCGGGAATATCGCCCGGGACGTAGAAGTCATCAAAAACGGGCTTAAGATCCTTCACAAAAATATGTCCCATCGCCTTCCTCCCTTACGGGGGGAAATGGGGGAAATAGCGGGTGCTATCAATGAAATGGCTGACGCCATGACCAATATGAAGCATCACACAGAAAACATCGTAGCCAGTACACCCAACGGCCTCTTTACCTTAAATGAGCAGGGCCACATTACCATTTACAACCTGCCCTGTGAACGGATTACCGGTATCCCTGCCAAAGACGCCATAGATAACCATTATCGTCACGTATTTCAGCCCTGGTCGGAGATAATGAAAATCCTCGACCAATCCTTCGAGGGTGAATTATATCAAAACAAAGAATTGACTATAAGCGTAAATAAACAACAAGTCCCTATCCTTTTCACTACGACACCCCTTCTAAACAATAAGAATGAACAGATGGGGATTTTGGTCATCATGCGTGATCTTACCGATACCAAAAAATTAGAAGAACAAGTACGCCGTGCTGACCGCCTGGCCGTCGTCGGAGAACTGGCAGCCGGTGTAGCCCATGAAGTCCGCAACCCCCTGACCGCCATTACCGGTTATCTCCAGCTTTTGGCCGTAGATTATCCCGAAGACGATCCCCGCCAGGAATTTACCCGTATTATCAGCAAAGAAATAGACCGCTTAAATCACCTGATTGACCAGCTTCTCTATTTTTCACGTCCCTTGCCTCCTCAGTTTACGCTGGTGGATATTCATAAGATAATACAAGAAACACTGCTTCTAATCAATAACCTGGCGATACGGAAAAAAGTCACTATTCATACGGCTTTCGCCTCCAACCTGCCTTTGGTAAAAGTTGACCCTGTCCAGATCAAACAGGTATTACTCAATATCATTCTCAATGGCATTCAAGCCATAGAAAGTACGGGGACCCTGACCCTGTGCACCGGTTTTGATTCCTCCAGCCAGCATATTTGTATAGAAATTATCGATACAGGCACAGGCATCCCGCCGGAAAATATTCCCCGCCTTTTTGACCCTTTTTACACCACGAAAGAAAAAGGAACGGGTTTGGGCCTGGCTGTGGCCGATAAAATCATGGAAGTCCACCAGGGGTATATAGAAGTTACCAGCGAGTTAGGCACTGGCACTTGTTTTGCCCTTTACTTACCAGTCAAATAG
- a CDS encoding response regulator transcription factor yields the protein MEYHVLVVDDEPKILSMIENFLKNEGFTVTTAQEGNEALRLFGQAQPHAVILDLMLPGMNGLDVCKEIRKNSTVPIIMLTAKTEEIDKLLGLELGADDYITKPFSLKELSARLRAVLRRTTQYSEKQEEQVMIRGDLQIDPVKREVKVKGELIPLTPTEYNILYILARHPGRPYSRLQLLNMALDESYLGYERVIDTHVSNLRKKIEPNPAEPYYIQTVYGIGYKFGEKV from the coding sequence ATGGAGTATCACGTACTGGTTGTTGATGATGAGCCTAAAATTCTTTCCATGATAGAAAATTTTCTCAAAAATGAGGGATTCACAGTGACTACAGCTCAGGAAGGTAATGAAGCCCTGCGCCTTTTCGGGCAGGCTCAGCCTCATGCTGTGATCCTTGATTTAATGCTTCCCGGTATGAATGGACTGGATGTCTGCAAGGAAATCAGGAAGAATTCTACAGTTCCCATTATCATGTTGACGGCCAAGACAGAAGAAATTGATAAACTCCTGGGTCTGGAACTGGGAGCTGATGACTATATAACCAAACCTTTTAGTCTCAAAGAATTATCGGCACGTTTAAGGGCGGTGCTGCGGCGTACCACGCAGTATAGCGAAAAACAAGAGGAACAGGTAATGATACGGGGGGATTTGCAGATAGACCCTGTGAAACGGGAAGTTAAGGTGAAGGGAGAACTAATTCCCCTTACGCCAACGGAATACAACATTTTATACATTTTGGCCAGGCACCCGGGGAGGCCCTACTCCCGGCTGCAGCTCTTAAATATGGCCCTGGACGAAAGCTACCTGGGTTATGAGAGAGTTATTGACACTCATGTGAGCAATTTACGTAAAAAGATTGAACCCAATCCTGCCGAACCTTACTATATCCAAACGGTATATGGTATTGGTTATAAGTTTGGTGAAAAGGTATGA
- the trpA gene encoding tryptophan synthase subunit alpha — translation MVPDLPPEEARILKQITDPAEIDLIFLAAPTSTAERMEKIAALARGFIYCVSVTGVTGSRENIASGLEAFLAQIRSHTDLPLAVGFGIKSPETAGKAAAIADGVIVGSSLIERIEENLPLVKDEPERVINKVCAYFASLKKAVENTHFAMN, via the coding sequence ATTGTACCTGACCTTCCCCCGGAAGAAGCCAGGATTCTGAAGCAAATTACGGATCCGGCTGAAATAGACTTGATTTTTTTAGCAGCTCCTACCAGTACTGCCGAACGCATGGAAAAAATAGCGGCTCTGGCTCGCGGTTTTATTTATTGTGTTTCGGTGACGGGAGTAACAGGCAGCAGAGAAAATATTGCTTCAGGTTTAGAAGCTTTTTTGGCTCAAATACGCTCTCACACTGATCTGCCTCTGGCAGTGGGTTTTGGTATAAAAAGCCCCGAAACGGCAGGTAAGGCTGCCGCAATAGCCGATGGCGTGATTGTAGGCAGTTCCCTGATTGAACGGATTGAAGAAAATCTACCTCTGGTTAAGGATGAACCTGAGAGGGTAATTAATAAAGTTTGTGCTTATTTCGCAAGTCTAAAAAAAGCTGTGGAAAATACTCATTTTGCCATGAACTAA
- a CDS encoding short-chain fatty acid transporter yields MKNLTKFFVNIAQKYLPDAYLFAVLLTFIAYVLALGLTGKGPMEILKAWGDGLWGILAFAMQMTLILVTGHAMAASPAVHSILKSLAGTAKTPVQGVMLAAFVTGLASFLNWGFGLVVGALLAREIAKNVRGIDYGMLVASAYSGFVIWHGGISGSIPLALATKGHLVEKQIGIVPVSQTIFAPYNLIITFAIIFTVPILFKFIAQSKDDVIEINPALLAEEPAPTVEANPTPATKLENSKIVTWILCLMGFIYLFNHFATKGFDLNLNIVIMIFLFVGLLLHGTPISYVRAVNQAIKGAGGIALQFPLYGGIQGIMVGTGLAGIIAKWFISISTVKTFPLLTFLAGGVINFFVPSGGGQWVVQGPINIPAALEIGVDPTVVAMSIAYGDQWTNMIQPFWALPLLGIAGLGIRDIMGYCVMTLLWSGLVIALGLLLLV; encoded by the coding sequence ATGAAGAATCTTACCAAATTTTTCGTTAACATTGCCCAGAAATATTTACCTGATGCCTATCTTTTTGCCGTCTTACTTACTTTCATTGCTTATGTTTTGGCATTGGGACTTACCGGAAAAGGTCCTATGGAAATTCTGAAAGCCTGGGGCGATGGGTTATGGGGAATCCTGGCTTTTGCCATGCAGATGACCTTGATCCTGGTTACCGGGCATGCCATGGCCGCCAGCCCCGCAGTGCACAGTATCCTCAAATCATTAGCTGGCACTGCGAAAACCCCTGTACAGGGTGTTATGCTGGCAGCTTTTGTCACTGGTCTCGCCAGTTTCCTCAACTGGGGTTTTGGCCTGGTCGTTGGTGCCCTCTTGGCCAGAGAAATTGCTAAGAATGTCCGGGGCATCGACTATGGCATGCTGGTTGCTTCCGCCTACTCGGGTTTTGTGATCTGGCATGGCGGCATTTCCGGTTCTATCCCTTTGGCTTTGGCTACCAAAGGCCACCTGGTAGAAAAGCAAATCGGCATTGTTCCCGTAAGCCAAACGATTTTTGCCCCCTACAACCTGATTATAACTTTTGCCATTATCTTTACTGTTCCTATTCTTTTTAAATTCATTGCCCAGAGTAAAGACGATGTGATCGAGATCAACCCCGCCCTCTTGGCCGAGGAGCCTGCTCCTACCGTGGAAGCTAATCCTACACCTGCAACTAAACTGGAGAACAGCAAAATCGTCACCTGGATCTTATGCCTCATGGGCTTTATCTATCTCTTTAACCATTTTGCCACGAAAGGCTTTGACCTGAACCTGAATATTGTAATTATGATCTTCCTCTTCGTCGGTCTTTTGCTCCACGGTACACCTATCAGTTATGTACGGGCCGTCAACCAGGCCATAAAGGGTGCCGGCGGTATTGCCCTGCAGTTCCCCCTCTACGGCGGTATCCAGGGTATCATGGTAGGGACAGGTTTAGCCGGTATTATTGCCAAGTGGTTTATCTCCATTTCCACCGTAAAGACCTTCCCCTTGTTAACGTTCCTGGCCGGCGGTGTCATTAACTTCTTCGTTCCTTCCGGCGGCGGCCAGTGGGTAGTTCAAGGTCCCATCAATATCCCGGCGGCTTTAGAAATAGGCGTTGATCCCACTGTGGTAGCCATGAGCATTGCTTACGGCGACCAGTGGACCAACATGATCCAACCCTTCTGGGCTCTACCTCTCCTGGGTATTGCCGGTTTGGGCATCCGTGACATCATGGGTTACTGTGTGATGACACTCCTCTGGAGCGGTCTCGTTATTGCTCTCGGATTATTGCTGTTAGTATAA
- a CDS encoding CoA transferase subunit B, giving the protein MANPREIIAKRIARFFKVGDVVNLGIGLPTAVANYIPEGVNIFLHSENGFIGLGPTPPEGQEQKDVVNAGGQPVTIVPGGACFDSAMSFAIIRGGHLAATVLGALEVDEKGNLANWMIPGKMVPGMGGAMDLVAGARKVIIAMEHTTKEGAPKILKECTLPLTARGEVDYIVTELGLMEVTEEGIVLRELAPGVTVEEIQAKTQATLIIPDTVQTMEF; this is encoded by the coding sequence ATGGCAAATCCGCGGGAAATAATTGCTAAAAGAATTGCCCGTTTTTTCAAAGTCGGTGATGTTGTAAATTTAGGTATTGGCCTGCCTACGGCTGTAGCCAATTATATACCTGAAGGAGTCAATATCTTTCTCCATTCGGAGAATGGCTTTATCGGTCTTGGCCCTACACCCCCAGAAGGTCAAGAACAAAAAGACGTCGTTAACGCCGGAGGTCAGCCCGTAACCATTGTGCCAGGAGGAGCCTGTTTTGACAGCGCTATGTCCTTCGCCATTATCCGCGGCGGCCATCTGGCTGCCACTGTCTTAGGGGCCCTGGAAGTGGATGAAAAAGGAAACCTGGCTAACTGGATGATCCCCGGTAAAATGGTACCCGGCATGGGCGGTGCCATGGACCTGGTAGCCGGTGCCCGTAAAGTCATTATTGCTATGGAACATACCACGAAGGAAGGAGCCCCCAAAATCCTCAAAGAATGTACTTTGCCCCTCACTGCCAGAGGTGAGGTAGATTACATTGTGACAGAATTAGGTTTAATGGAAGTAACCGAAGAAGGAATCGTCCTCAGGGAATTGGCTCCTGGAGTTACTGTGGAAGAAATTCAAGCCAAAACCCAGGCTACATTAATTATTCCCGACACAGTTCAGACAATGGAGTTTTAA
- the atoD gene encoding acetate CoA-transferase subunit alpha produces the protein MNKLTTRQEAIAKFADGQTIMIGGFLGTGTPESLVDGLVELNVKNLTVIANDTAFVGKGIGKLVVNKQAKKVIVSHIGTNPETGRQMNAGELEVDLVPQGTLAERIRSAGAGLGGILTPTGIGTIVEKGKEKITVNGKTYLLETPLRADIALIKAAKADTYGNLVYNRSARNFNPLMAMAADLVIVEAEEIVDVGSLDPDEIMTPGIFVDMVIKG, from the coding sequence ATGAATAAACTAACCACCAGACAGGAGGCTATTGCGAAATTTGCCGACGGCCAGACCATTATGATCGGGGGCTTTCTGGGTACGGGGACACCGGAGAGTCTAGTAGACGGTCTTGTCGAACTTAATGTGAAAAACCTCACTGTGATTGCAAATGATACAGCTTTTGTCGGAAAAGGTATTGGAAAGCTGGTGGTCAATAAACAAGCCAAAAAAGTTATTGTTTCTCACATCGGCACGAACCCTGAAACGGGAAGGCAAATGAACGCCGGAGAACTGGAAGTAGACCTGGTTCCCCAGGGCACCCTGGCCGAAAGAATTCGTTCTGCCGGTGCTGGTTTAGGCGGCATACTTACGCCCACAGGCATCGGAACCATTGTGGAAAAGGGCAAAGAAAAAATAACAGTGAACGGTAAGACCTATCTCTTAGAAACACCTCTTCGTGCCGATATCGCCCTCATTAAAGCGGCCAAGGCCGACACTTACGGCAACCTGGTCTATAACCGGTCCGCCCGCAACTTTAACCCCTTAATGGCTATGGCTGCCGACCTGGTCATCGTGGAAGCGGAAGAAATTGTGGATGTTGGCAGTCTGGATCCTGACGAAATCATGACTCCCGGCATCTTTGTTGATATGGTTATTAAGGGTTAA
- a CDS encoding sensor histidine kinase, giving the protein MRWSTRLILLVVGMVLLTGIISGGLALHNTTTQFNRYVGQAQEAQALRLAEQLGEYYGESGSFQGVEIILGMPRGGMGRGPMMRGMGGVSFYLSDTAGRVLWHPLAREIGERVSLENEKVKYPVKSKGEAIAYLLPLDIQLWGSRNLESQFTTSVLRSIVWGTALSIFIAVLLGLGLSRALLAPLQNLVRAAREFSQGNLTHRLEVKGNPDFGEVFAAFNNMAENLSRQEKLRRELVADVAHELRTPLTILSGHLESMQEGIEEITPENITSLHDEVLRLRGLVDDLQQLSLAEAKQLPLSKQEVNTVKFAQETLALFEAEAKEKDVEMSLRAENNLPFVYLDKGRIRQVLINLLSNALRYVPRGGRIFVDLKREENQLLIKVSDNGPGIESEDLPYIFDRFYRGDKSRNRMSGGTGLGLAIAKGFVEAHGGTIGVESHAGKGTEFTIRLPLTTG; this is encoded by the coding sequence ATGAGATGGTCCACACGGTTGATTCTCCTGGTAGTAGGTATGGTCCTTCTTACAGGGATAATAAGCGGAGGCCTGGCCCTTCATAATACTACCACCCAGTTTAACCGTTATGTGGGACAGGCACAGGAAGCCCAAGCCCTGCGCCTTGCTGAACAGTTAGGAGAATATTACGGGGAAAGCGGCAGTTTTCAGGGGGTGGAAATAATCCTGGGAATGCCCCGGGGAGGTATGGGCCGGGGTCCCATGATGCGGGGCATGGGAGGAGTATCTTTTTATCTTAGCGACACCGCCGGACGTGTCCTCTGGCACCCTCTTGCGCGGGAAATAGGGGAAAGGGTTTCCCTGGAAAATGAGAAAGTAAAATACCCCGTAAAAAGTAAGGGGGAGGCCATTGCTTATCTTTTGCCTCTGGATATTCAATTGTGGGGGAGCAGGAACCTGGAGAGTCAGTTTACCACTTCGGTACTTCGTTCTATTGTCTGGGGAACAGCCTTGTCTATCTTCATTGCGGTTCTTTTAGGGCTTGGTTTATCCAGGGCTCTCTTAGCACCGCTACAGAATTTGGTCAGGGCGGCCCGGGAATTTTCCCAGGGCAATCTCACCCATCGCCTGGAAGTTAAAGGGAATCCCGATTTTGGTGAGGTTTTTGCCGCCTTCAATAACATGGCGGAAAACCTGTCACGCCAGGAAAAACTGCGGCGGGAACTGGTAGCTGATGTGGCTCATGAGTTAAGAACCCCCCTGACCATTTTGAGTGGGCATTTAGAATCCATGCAGGAAGGTATTGAAGAGATTACACCGGAAAACATCACCTCTTTGCATGACGAGGTTTTACGCCTGCGTGGCCTGGTCGATGACTTGCAGCAGTTGAGTTTGGCAGAAGCAAAACAGCTGCCCCTTTCTAAACAGGAGGTAAATACGGTCAAATTCGCCCAGGAGACCCTCGCCCTGTTTGAGGCAGAGGCAAAGGAAAAAGATGTGGAGATGAGTTTACGGGCGGAAAATAACCTGCCTTTTGTTTACTTGGACAAAGGTAGAATACGGCAGGTACTCATCAATCTCCTCAGTAATGCCCTCCGTTATGTTCCGCGAGGCGGTAGGATTTTTGTGGATTTAAAAAGGGAAGAAAACCAGCTCTTGATCAAAGTCTCTGACAACGGCCCTGGCATTGAGTCTGAAGACCTCCCCTATATTTTTGATCGTTTCTACCGGGGAGACAAGTCCAGAAACCGCATGAGCGGGGGGACGGGGTTAGGACTGGCTATAGCCAAGGGATTTGTGGAAGCCCACGGTGGCACCATTGGTGTGGAAAGTCATGCAGGCAAAGGGACGGAATTTACCATCAGGTTACCCCTTACAACAGGATAG
- a CDS encoding sigma-54-dependent transcriptional regulator, with protein MTSTTYNILVADDEPSVQSLLENILLKEGYNVILAGNGQEAVNRFRQYSPELILLDVRMPVMDGLEAFKIIRQENQEVLIIMITAYGTIETAVQAMKMGAFDYLVKPFNLEELKVVIKKALEMYSMSSELRTLRREFADKYNLQNIVFKSKAMQEVLNLADIVSKSDATVLLRGESGTGKDLLARYIHSRSARAQGPFIKIHCGALPETLVESELFGYERGAFTGATTRKPGKFELARGGTLFLDEIGEISPSIQVKLLHALQYKEFERLGGTETLKTDARLIAATNKNLEEAMSKKEFREDLFYRLNVIPIYLPPLRERKEDLPHLVDYFVGHFCQKLKRPPLTVSQETITLLTAYDWPGNIRELENTIERAVILSTGPQITPQVLPRSINKYKDSQAQFFITPTERPLRDVMADIEKQIIKKVLQETGGNRSKAAEKLGISRRALHYKLVEYGFQSEE; from the coding sequence ATGACTAGTACCACTTATAATATTTTAGTTGCGGACGATGAACCCAGCGTCCAGTCCCTGCTGGAAAACATCCTGTTAAAAGAAGGTTATAACGTAATCCTTGCCGGCAATGGACAGGAGGCCGTGAACCGCTTTCGTCAATATTCCCCGGAACTGATTCTCCTAGATGTCCGTATGCCAGTTATGGATGGCCTGGAGGCTTTTAAAATCATTCGCCAGGAAAACCAGGAAGTTCTGATTATCATGATAACAGCTTACGGTACCATTGAAACAGCAGTCCAGGCCATGAAAATGGGGGCCTTTGATTATCTTGTAAAACCTTTTAACCTGGAAGAACTTAAGGTTGTCATCAAAAAAGCCCTGGAAATGTACAGTATGAGTTCCGAGCTACGAACCCTGCGCCGGGAATTCGCCGATAAATACAATCTGCAAAACATAGTCTTTAAAAGCAAAGCCATGCAGGAAGTGCTAAACCTGGCTGACATTGTGAGTAAGAGCGATGCCACGGTCCTTTTGCGGGGTGAAAGCGGTACAGGAAAAGACCTGTTGGCCCGTTACATTCATTCCCGCAGTGCCAGGGCCCAGGGCCCCTTTATCAAGATCCACTGCGGCGCCTTGCCCGAAACCCTGGTAGAGAGTGAACTTTTTGGCTATGAAAGAGGCGCCTTTACCGGTGCCACCACACGGAAGCCGGGAAAATTTGAACTGGCCCGGGGTGGAACCCTCTTTCTCGATGAAATTGGTGAAATCAGCCCCAGTATCCAGGTAAAACTTTTACATGCCCTGCAATATAAGGAATTTGAACGCCTGGGTGGCACGGAAACCTTAAAAACAGACGCCCGGCTCATCGCCGCCACCAATAAAAACCTGGAAGAAGCCATGTCGAAAAAAGAGTTCAGGGAGGACCTTTTTTACCGCCTCAACGTTATTCCGATCTATCTTCCGCCCTTACGGGAACGCAAGGAAGACCTGCCTCATCTTGTGGACTATTTCGTCGGGCATTTTTGCCAAAAACTAAAGCGCCCCCCTTTAACAGTGAGCCAGGAAACCATCACCCTTTTAACGGCTTACGACTGGCCGGGGAATATCAGGGAACTGGAAAACACTATAGAAAGGGCCGTTATATTAAGCACAGGTCCCCAAATCACCCCTCAGGTCCTGCCGCGCAGCATCAACAAATATAAAGACAGCCAGGCTCAATTTTTTATTACGCCCACTGAACGCCCTCTTAGAGATGTCATGGCCGATATTGAGAAACAGATTATTAAAAAAGTCCTTCAAGAAACAGGGGGAAACCGTTCCAAAGCTGCCGAGAAACTGGGGATCAGCCGGCGAGCCCTCCATTACAAACTGGTAGAATACGGTTTCCAAAGCGAAGAATAA